Proteins encoded together in one uncultured Fibrobacter sp. window:
- a CDS encoding 1,4-dihydroxy-6-naphthoate synthase produces MHLSLGISTCPNDTYIYEALIAGLENSPFEWEVHYADVQTLNEMVRQGVLDVAKVSAQVFPKIECDYRHMQCGGAIGYGCGPLLLSSAAESFDTGAPTTLPGADTTAALLFKFWYEREIGGDPSVRYALFNEVYQSLREGKSAQGVVIHEHRFTWKRDGLHLLADLGAYWEDKTNSPIPLGISVIRRSFSAEVVREVESEIRRSIAVARARKDLVTPFIERLAQIEDRKVIEDHIKMFVNDFSEDVGEKGAIALDRLWQVAIGKKG; encoded by the coding sequence ATGCACCTTTCCCTCGGCATCTCCACCTGTCCCAACGACACTTATATATATGAAGCCCTTATCGCCGGGCTAGAAAACTCCCCGTTCGAGTGGGAGGTCCACTATGCGGATGTCCAGACTTTGAACGAAATGGTCAGACAAGGGGTGCTGGACGTGGCTAAGGTGAGCGCGCAAGTTTTTCCCAAAATTGAGTGTGATTACCGTCACATGCAGTGCGGGGGAGCTATCGGGTACGGCTGTGGCCCGCTTCTGCTTTCGTCTGCTGCGGAATCGTTCGATACGGGGGCCCCGACGACGCTTCCCGGTGCAGACACGACGGCGGCTCTCCTGTTCAAGTTCTGGTACGAACGCGAAATAGGGGGGGATCCTTCGGTGCGCTACGCGTTGTTCAATGAGGTGTACCAGTCCTTGCGGGAGGGAAAGTCTGCCCAGGGGGTTGTCATTCACGAACACCGGTTTACCTGGAAACGAGACGGATTGCACCTCTTGGCCGATCTTGGCGCTTACTGGGAAGACAAGACGAATTCGCCTATTCCGCTGGGAATTTCGGTTATTCGGCGCAGTTTTTCGGCGGAAGTTGTTCGCGAGGTGGAGTCGGAAATCCGCAGAAGCATCGCTGTCGCGAGGGCGAGAAAGGATTTAGTGACCCCTTTTATCGAGCGGCTGGCACAAATTGAAGACCGAAAAGTTATCGAAGACCACATCAAAATGTTCGTGAATGACTTTTCTGAGGATGTCGGAGAAAAGGGGGCTATTGCATTAGATCGTCTTTGGCAAGTGGCCATCGGTAAAAAAGGGTGA